The genomic stretch agtccaggacggagaaatgaaaaataattttttattgtagttaaagtttcaattcaaaatatatttataaattaaattgatatTTAAAAATACCAATTTCGtcaataatttgaaatatttgtaGAATCCAAATGATAAATGCTAAAAGGTCCAACAAATTTTGTTGAATGATTGATTAAAATCATATTCCAATGCAATatgatttaaaaagaaaaaaaaaacaatgtatttgtttttattaagtTTGCTGAAGACGCCAAACCGATCAAACAAAACGTTCTGtctcaaaaattatttgcatTTAATACCTTTTTCACAAATTAGTCatgattgaaaaatattttgatagcaCAAAATATCATGTTTTGAGCCCATGAGATCATCTGTAAtgtttcaaccaaatcaaaactaacaattaataataatattaaaattgaaACAACTTATATGAATGTGCTCCTAATTTGTCTTGATGCATGCGGCTGATGGTGTCAAGATTCTAcacatacaggtcggactcgattatatatagtctccgatttttttcactatatataatcgaattttctacataatcgaatcagagaaaaaaaaagttttatatttatttttcataaattatttGTTGTtcgaataaataagaaaaaatttatttttgattcatccacctaaaagtcagaaaacacattccttacaaaaaatatatatcttgTACTTATTCCTGCtgtaattgcagtcaaatgaaaagaaaaattattttaaaaaaattataaaagtgtatgtagatttgtcaacttgttggtatttaatttatcaaatttttaaaaatattttttttttcatttattttatttttgaagttatttTCATTCAGGTATTTTCGTTtaagtatttttagttttttttatttttaaattttttgagacaattttcaaaattaattttttaattttttttctattttttccctttttatCAAGCCTTACGTGTTTTGTAGATACACTAAAGTCATTTTTCACGCGGGGGTTACAtgccgcgtataaaaaaacgcgtaaattcaggttccgcgtaaaaaaaaccacgtgaaaaaccgcgtaataatagaccttagtgtattctcttacgatatattagctctagataagtatatttgaaattcaagaaattttttttttgcttttatgtataatcgagtctaaaataatatataatcgaatcatatataatcgagtcaatatataatggagtctctatataatcgagtccgacctgtacttacAAAGACGGTGCAGTGCTGTttcaatttatttaaataaagacatatttttaatacgGGTAGAAAATAGATCGATCTTCTATATATAATACAGTTTTTGCCAATTGTGCATGTAGCGGATGAATATTGGAGTTTGTAGGCCATTTTTCGAGATAAAAACCGATTTTTCTTCGCGGAATCGTTATCCAATGCAAGTATCGATatgaaatatcaaacaaaaacgtTGTTACTAGTATCATCGCTGCATCGCACAATACTATTCTTATCTGTTCAAAGTACGAACATACGTAGACGATAACAGAAGAGAAATATAACGTTACGTCTTCTCATTTATGCTGCATCACTCTCATAAAACAGCTGTACTGGCATAATTGTCCCATACTATGAACAaacgaaattagaaaaaaaaatgcaatcaaAATTTGAACAAATGTTTTATAATTTCACTGTTAGGATTAATTTTTCTTTAATCCGTTTCACAGGTAGTTTTATGCAGTTGGATAACCGacattatttcgattttttttctagaacaaaAGTGGCATCCACCGGCAACCAGCAGACAGTTGATAACAACAATACTAGTAACGAGTGTAATGATGACGGCAGTGAAAAGATGAACTATTTCGGTGTTCGCTATTTTAGTAGCATTTGTTATTATGTGATTGTGGATACAGATTAGTttcggaaaaaaaaatcgaacagtTTGAAGTTATTATCATTACCGGCTTGTTACACGTGTTAATATGGCAGCAATTCCGTATATTACGGAGATTTCATCCAAGCTGATTCGGATTCTTGGCTGTAACCCGGGGCCTATGACACTGCAGGGAACCAATACGTATATTGTAGGATCCGGTCGAAAGTATTTTATCATTTCATATGTTTAATAAGTACACTTTCAACAGTGCTTGTAATTTTGTAGGCGAATATTGATTGATGCTGGCGATGCCGATGTACCGGACTACATAGGCCACCTCAAACAAGTTCTCAGGGATAAGCAATTTCAAATCAACGACATAATAGTGACTCACTGGCATCACGACCATTTGGGAGGAGTGGATGATGTGCTAAATGCAATTGACAACAAAGGTACTCAGTCGTAGCTGTGAACggattgaataattaatttgatTTCGTTCGTTTTAGATTCCTGCAGAGTATGGAAATATCCCCGCTCGGATGCTACTGAATCATTCTCGAAAGTGAGTACATTGAAGAACGGCCAGGTTTTTGATATTGAAGGAGCGAAATTGGAAGTAGTCCATACCCCGGGGCATACAACAGATCACGTAATAGTTGTGCTGCGTGAAGAGCAGGCTGTTTTCAGTGGAGACTGTATTCTTGGTGAAGGATACACTGTTTTCGAAAACCTGGATGATTATATCAAAAGCTTACAGGTGATTCAAAGTTTTCAACCGGTTGTCATATATCCCGGACATGGAAACATTATTCCCGTAAGTTAATGAAGAGGTTCCTATAAGCACAGTGATTAATCTGTTGGCTTCTTCTAGGACCCAATGACGCGTATTTCACAGTACATACACCATCGAATGGAACGTGAGGCCCAAATTATGGCCGTTTTCAAAAAGCATCCAAATGATGAGTTTACCGAAATGGATTTGGTGAAGAGGATCTACACCGATACGCCGGAACAATTGTGGCCAGCGGCGGCCATTAATGTGAACCATCATTTGCAAAAGCTTGCGACGGAAAACAAGTTAGTCTTTGGTGGTAACTACTGGAAGCTTGTTCCGTCTTCTTCATTGTAGAAACTAGTAAAAATAGCGAAATTGTGTTAAATATACGTTAAAATATAATAGAAGTTGTTTGACTATGTAAAATTAACTGTCTTTCTTAATTCCAAGACCAACAAGTTACGTGGCGTCTGCCACGAGTTTCCCTTTTATGGCAACAAAGAAAGAGAGAACCTAAAGTAATTTAAGGTGATGATAGAATTGATATACCTAagtcaaatatatttttgaaactttttggtcCCATGTTTCAATAAGTTAAAGTTCACCTCAG from Wyeomyia smithii strain HCP4-BCI-WySm-NY-G18 chromosome 3, ASM2978416v1, whole genome shotgun sequence encodes the following:
- the LOC129732087 gene encoding beta-lactamase-like protein 2 homolog, which codes for MAAIPYITEISSKLIRILGCNPGPMTLQGTNTYIVGSGRKRILIDAGDADVPDYIGHLKQVLRDKQFQINDIIVTHWHHDHLGGVDDVLNAIDNKDSCRVWKYPRSDATESFSKVSTLKNGQVFDIEGAKLEVVHTPGHTTDHVIVVLREEQAVFSGDCILGEGYTVFENLDDYIKSLQVIQSFQPVVIYPGHGNIIPDPMTRISQYIHHRMEREAQIMAVFKKHPNDEFTEMDLVKRIYTDTPEQLWPAAAINVNHHLQKLATENKLVFGGNYWKLVPSSSL